A DNA window from Engystomops pustulosus chromosome 6, aEngPut4.maternal, whole genome shotgun sequence contains the following coding sequences:
- the CFAP68 gene encoding cilia- and flagella-associated protein 68 isoform X1: MYIYTACSAWKMSHFSSDLKADGHGEVWADMRPETKFKQYGWRCKTKEDSYCNKTLIGNWNQERYDLRKLEERRSMPSQYSHYYETSYNAEYLRNGSSTGRQVFKREPHAFPGHQPELIPPQYKPPEKSCYMIDYGSS; encoded by the exons GAAAATGTCCCATTTTAGTTCTGATCTAAAGGCAGATGGCCATGGTGAAGTCTGGGCAGATATGAGACCTGAGACTAAATTCAAGCAGTATGGATGGAGGTGCAAAACCAAAGAGGACTCTTATTGTAACAAGACTCTCATTGGAAACTGGAATCAGGAACGTTACGACCTGCGTAAATTGGAAGAAAGGAGATCAATGCCCTCACAG TATTCTCATTATTATGAGACCTCATACAATGCTGAATATCTCAGGAACGGCAGCTCTACAGGCAGACAAG TTTTCAAGAGAGAGCCTCATGCATTCCCAGGACATCAACCTGAACTCATCCCACCTCAATATAAACCTCCGGAAAAATCCTGCTATATGATCGACTATGGCAGCTCCTAA
- the CFAP68 gene encoding cilia- and flagella-associated protein 68 isoform X2 translates to MSHFSSDLKADGHGEVWADMRPETKFKQYGWRCKTKEDSYCNKTLIGNWNQERYDLRKLEERRSMPSQYSHYYETSYNAEYLRNGSSTGRQVFKREPHAFPGHQPELIPPQYKPPEKSCYMIDYGSS, encoded by the exons ATGTCCCATTTTAGTTCTGATCTAAAGGCAGATGGCCATGGTGAAGTCTGGGCAGATATGAGACCTGAGACTAAATTCAAGCAGTATGGATGGAGGTGCAAAACCAAAGAGGACTCTTATTGTAACAAGACTCTCATTGGAAACTGGAATCAGGAACGTTACGACCTGCGTAAATTGGAAGAAAGGAGATCAATGCCCTCACAG TATTCTCATTATTATGAGACCTCATACAATGCTGAATATCTCAGGAACGGCAGCTCTACAGGCAGACAAG TTTTCAAGAGAGAGCCTCATGCATTCCCAGGACATCAACCTGAACTCATCCCACCTCAATATAAACCTCCGGAAAAATCCTGCTATATGATCGACTATGGCAGCTCCTAA
- the CRYAB gene encoding alpha-crystallin B chain isoform X1: MDVTIHHPWFRRQLFSFFGPNRLFEQSFGDHLQESELFPTLLSPFYFKYPFLRLPHWIESSLSELRLEKDKFSVNLDVKHFSPEELKVKVVGDYVEITGKHEERQVVTAELDEHGYVSRDFQRRYKIPMDVDPLCITSSLSPDGVLTVTGPRKLADVPERSIPITREEKAAIGAAPKK, from the exons ATGGATGTGACTATCCATCATCCCTGGTTCCGCCGCCAATTGTTCTCCTTCTTTGGACCAAACAGGCTCTTCGAACAGAGTTTTGGGGATCACCTTCAAGAGTCGGAGTTGTTTCCCACCCTGTTGTCCCCTTTCTACTTCAAATATCCTTTCCTCAGACTTCCACACTGGATAGAAAGTAGCTTGTCCGAG CTGAGACTGGAAAAGGACAAGTTTTCTGTAAATCTCGATGTGAAACATTTCTCCCCAGAAGAACTGAAAGTAAAAGTGGTGGGAGATTACGTCGAAATCACTGGAAAACATGAGGAACGTCAGGTAGTAACCGCTGAACTG GATGAACATGGCTATGTTTCCAGAGATTTCCAGCGTAGATATAAAATCCCAATGGATGTTGATCCCCTCTGCATCACCTCATCCCTGTCCCCAGATGGAGTCTTGACTGTGACCGGACCAAGGAAGCTGGCTGACGTTCCCGAACGCTCCATCCCCATTACCCGTGAAGAGAAAGCCGCCATTGGTGCTGCCCCCAAGAAGTAG
- the CRYAB gene encoding alpha-crystallin B chain isoform X2 — MDVTIHHPWFRRQLFSFFGPNRLFEQSFGDHLQESELFPTLLSPFYFKYPFLRLPHWIESSLSELRLEKDKFSVNLDVKHFSPEELKVKVVGDYVEITGKHEERQDEHGYVSRDFQRRYKIPMDVDPLCITSSLSPDGVLTVTGPRKLADVPERSIPITREEKAAIGAAPKK; from the exons ATGGATGTGACTATCCATCATCCCTGGTTCCGCCGCCAATTGTTCTCCTTCTTTGGACCAAACAGGCTCTTCGAACAGAGTTTTGGGGATCACCTTCAAGAGTCGGAGTTGTTTCCCACCCTGTTGTCCCCTTTCTACTTCAAATATCCTTTCCTCAGACTTCCACACTGGATAGAAAGTAGCTTGTCCGAG CTGAGACTGGAAAAGGACAAGTTTTCTGTAAATCTCGATGTGAAACATTTCTCCCCAGAAGAACTGAAAGTAAAAGTGGTGGGAGATTACGTCGAAATCACTGGAAAACATGAGGAACGTCAG GATGAACATGGCTATGTTTCCAGAGATTTCCAGCGTAGATATAAAATCCCAATGGATGTTGATCCCCTCTGCATCACCTCATCCCTGTCCCCAGATGGAGTCTTGACTGTGACCGGACCAAGGAAGCTGGCTGACGTTCCCGAACGCTCCATCCCCATTACCCGTGAAGAGAAAGCCGCCATTGGTGCTGCCCCCAAGAAGTAG